One genomic segment of [Phormidium] sp. ETS-05 includes these proteins:
- a CDS encoding pentapeptide repeat-containing protein translates to MADHPLEPRPYDLVLGAPVAPEGAAVLGGWEGVQSRWANGSIEGRIKVLKEAQKYGFPGLELAIVTLGNSTGELFWVAYSLLRDSQATAAKIALREYRWDADQVRAYYSAGFRDFIGANLSQVQLPWEDLRQIIFSGANLENANLANAHLAGAHLGATNLMGANLSHADLCNADLTRARLQGANLRGAKINSGTKLDRKWQLVWQILNQETVTLDLQEADLSGADLKSANLKDTNLTRAYLKSVNLSGALLVNAHLSGALLVDADLSSSYLSSADLTNAHLRGANLRGADLKNARMGGANLREADLRGADLREADLRGASLKDSYLRGANLRGADLRGASLEGADLRSANLRGANLIGAKIGGAPDSAGTLLDGKWLLVWQILNQPTPYRALRTADLSGAMLRSANLKEADLTGADLSDADLSGAYLWGACLRDANLRGAALIGAHLSHVCLQGAHLKEANLRFANLRGASLEGAHLENANLTGAKLRGANLESTQLMGADLGSANLREVNLNNACLWRANLQGARLEGADLTGADLRVANLEDVTLSGAKLSTSFLPSG, encoded by the coding sequence ATGGCAGATCATCCCCTAGAACCCAGACCATATGACCTGGTTTTGGGCGCCCCTGTGGCGCCTGAAGGTGCTGCGGTTTTGGGTGGTTGGGAGGGGGTACAATCCCGGTGGGCAAATGGCTCGATCGAAGGGCGAATCAAAGTGCTGAAAGAGGCGCAAAAATACGGTTTTCCAGGGCTGGAATTGGCGATCGTCACTCTGGGCAACTCCACTGGGGAATTATTCTGGGTGGCTTACAGCCTCTTACGGGATAGTCAAGCCACCGCCGCGAAAATTGCTTTGCGGGAATATCGCTGGGATGCTGACCAGGTACGGGCTTATTATAGTGCGGGTTTCCGGGATTTTATTGGTGCCAATCTTAGCCAAGTTCAGCTCCCCTGGGAAGATTTAAGGCAGATTATCTTCTCAGGTGCGAACCTAGAAAATGCGAATCTGGCAAATGCGCACTTGGCGGGTGCCCATTTAGGCGCTACGAACCTGATGGGTGCTAATCTGAGTCATGCTGACCTTTGTAATGCTGATTTGACTCGCGCTCGGTTGCAAGGGGCGAATCTGAGGGGGGCAAAAATCAATAGTGGGACGAAGCTCGATCGCAAGTGGCAGTTAGTGTGGCAGATATTAAATCAAGAAACCGTAACTTTGGACTTGCAGGAAGCGGACTTGAGCGGTGCTGACCTCAAAAGCGCCAATCTCAAAGATACTAACCTGACCCGGGCTTACCTAAAAAGTGTTAACCTCAGCGGTGCCCTCCTAGTGAATGCACACCTGAGCGGTGCGCTGTTGGTGGATGCTGACCTGAGCAGCAGTTACCTCAGTAGCGCTGACCTGACTAACGCTCATCTGAGGGGTGCCAATCTCCGGGGTGCTGACCTGAAAAATGCACGGATGGGAGGGGCTAACCTTCGAGAGGCGGACTTGCGGGGTGCGGACCTCCGGGAGGCGGACCTGCGCGGCGCTTCTCTCAAGGATAGTTACCTTCGCGGAGCCAATCTCCGGGGGGCGGACTTGCGCGGTGCTAGTCTCGAAGGTGCGGACTTGCGGAGCGCCAATCTGCGGGGTGCCAATCTGATTGGGGCGAAGATTGGCGGGGCTCCTGACAGTGCGGGCACTTTGTTAGACGGTAAGTGGTTATTGGTATGGCAAATCCTGAATCAGCCTACCCCGTATCGGGCGTTAAGAACTGCTGACCTGAGTGGGGCGATGCTGCGCAGTGCCAATCTGAAAGAAGCTGACCTCACCGGAGCGGACCTGAGCGATGCTGACCTGAGCGGCGCCTATCTGTGGGGTGCTTGTCTCCGAGACGCTAATCTCCGGGGTGCGGCGCTCATCGGCGCCCATCTGAGTCATGTTTGTTTGCAAGGGGCCCATCTGAAAGAGGCTAACCTCAGATTTGCCAATCTGCGCGGCGCTAGTCTTGAAGGGGCTCACCTGGAAAATGCTAATCTCACTGGTGCGAAACTGCGCGGTGCTAATTTGGAAAGTACCCAGTTGATGGGTGCGGATTTGGGCAGTGCTAATCTTCGGGAAGTGAACCTGAATAATGCTTGCTTATGGCGGGCTAATCTCCAGGGCGCTCGCCTGGAAGGGGCGGACTTGACGGGGGCGGACCTGCGAGTGGCGAATCTAGAGGATGTTACCCTCAGCGGTGCTAAACTAAGTACATCTTTCCTACCTAGTGGCTAA
- the codA gene encoding cytosine deaminase, with protein MVNNNLILRNCRMINGEMVDLAIENGLITAIAPNFPRLAVPELDIKGKLVSPPFVESHIHLDSALTAGEPRFNESGTLFEGIQIWGERKQTLSLDDVKIRALKTLQMLAAQGVLFVRTQGDVSEPSLTALQALLEVREEVKDWMKVQVVAFPQDGIYGGRENDLLLEKAVAMGADAVGGIPHYEMTRELGVRSVERIFELAQKYDKLIDIHCDEIDDEQSRFLEVVAAAAVQTGWGAKVTASHTTAFGSYNNAYAYKLMGLLSRSHINFIANPLINITLQGRTDTYPKRRGITRVKELWQQGLNVSLGQDCIQDPWYSLGTGNMLDVAFMAIHVCQMTGMAEIDACYDMVTVRGAKTLQVEAEYGLAVGKPASLIVLDAESRYDAIRRRPTVLYVISRGKLLAQTEPPVTKWQP; from the coding sequence ATGGTAAACAATAACTTGATTTTGCGCAATTGCCGCATGATTAATGGTGAAATGGTTGATTTAGCTATTGAGAATGGGCTAATTACTGCGATTGCTCCCAATTTCCCACGATTAGCCGTCCCCGAACTGGATATTAAAGGAAAATTGGTGAGTCCACCTTTTGTGGAGTCCCATATCCATTTAGATTCGGCTTTGACGGCGGGTGAGCCGCGTTTTAATGAGAGTGGCACGTTATTTGAAGGAATTCAAATTTGGGGGGAACGGAAACAAACTTTGTCTCTGGATGATGTGAAAATTCGGGCTCTGAAAACTCTGCAAATGCTGGCAGCTCAAGGGGTGTTATTCGTGCGAACTCAGGGGGATGTGAGTGAGCCGAGTTTGACGGCTTTGCAGGCTTTGTTGGAGGTGCGAGAGGAGGTGAAAGATTGGATGAAAGTGCAGGTGGTGGCTTTTCCGCAAGATGGCATATATGGCGGGAGGGAAAATGATCTGTTGCTGGAAAAAGCTGTGGCTATGGGAGCGGATGCGGTGGGGGGTATTCCTCACTATGAAATGACGCGGGAGTTGGGGGTTAGGTCGGTTGAGCGGATATTTGAACTGGCACAGAAATATGATAAGTTAATTGATATTCACTGTGATGAAATTGATGATGAGCAGTCGCGATTTTTGGAGGTGGTGGCGGCGGCGGCGGTGCAGACGGGGTGGGGGGCAAAGGTGACGGCTTCTCACACGACGGCGTTTGGTTCTTATAATAATGCTTATGCTTATAAGCTGATGGGTTTGCTGAGCCGATCGCACATCAACTTCATCGCCAACCCCCTAATTAACATCACCCTCCAAGGACGTACCGACACCTATCCGAAAAGACGAGGGATTACCCGGGTTAAAGAACTATGGCAGCAGGGTCTAAATGTCTCCCTAGGACAAGATTGTATTCAAGACCCCTGGTATAGTTTAGGCACGGGCAATATGCTCGATGTGGCATTTATGGCAATTCACGTTTGCCAGATGACGGGAATGGCGGAAATTGACGCCTGTTATGATATGGTGACGGTGCGGGGAGCCAAAACCCTACAGGTGGAAGCGGAATATGGTTTGGCAGTGGGCAAACCAGCTTCTTTAATAGTCTTAGATGCGGAAAGTCGCTATGACGCGATCCGCCGCCGCCCCACAGTTCTTTATGTCATATCCCGGGGCAAATTGCTTGCCCAAACCGAACCACCGGTAACTAAGTGGCAACCTTGA
- the tumA gene encoding antitoxin TumA, which yields MRKQRIEYTSPLDALIAVTKRLSIYENLHHMESEEFFALYSQCKLADEIVFIEWANDYRHYLALRQEP from the coding sequence ATGCGAAAACAACGGATTGAATATACATCACCGCTAGATGCGTTAATTGCCGTAACAAAGCGGTTGAGTATTTATGAAAATCTGCACCACATGGAATCAGAAGAATTTTTCGCTCTTTACAGTCAATGTAAATTGGCTGATGAGATAGTTTTTATCGAGTGGGCTAACGATTATCGGCACTATTTAGCGTTACGGCAAGAGCCGTAG
- the aroB gene encoding 3-dehydroquinate synthase has protein sequence MPFAITVNLPDNSYEIAIAPNSLQELGGKMQALSVGKKVLLVSNPEVFALYGETAISSLTAAGFQVFHCILPAGEEYKTLASIETIYDAALANRLERSSTMVALGGGVIGDMTGFAAATWLRGINFVQVPTSLLAMVDASIGGKTGVNHPQGKNLIGAFYQPLLVLIDPLVLQTLPPREFRAGMAEVIKYGVIWDKDLFAQMEAVERLDEMSYLDAAFLQEIIVRSCQSKADVVSKDEKEAGLRAILNYGHTIAHAVESLTGYTQVIHGEAVGIGMVAASKIALMMQLWDGPSDQRQLKLIEKAGLPVKLPSGLDIEAILDSLQTDKKVKAGKVRFILPTQIGEVTITDKVTPDIIRVVLAQML, from the coding sequence ATGCCTTTTGCCATCACCGTTAATTTACCTGATAATTCTTATGAAATCGCGATCGCTCCCAATTCCCTGCAAGAACTGGGCGGGAAAATGCAGGCACTTTCTGTAGGCAAAAAGGTGCTGCTGGTTTCCAACCCCGAGGTATTCGCTCTCTATGGCGAAACCGCCATATCTTCTCTCACCGCCGCCGGTTTTCAAGTTTTCCACTGCATCCTCCCCGCTGGAGAAGAATATAAAACCCTCGCCTCCATTGAAACTATCTATGATGCAGCTTTAGCCAACCGTTTAGAGCGATCGTCCACAATGGTAGCTCTCGGCGGTGGTGTCATCGGTGATATGACAGGTTTCGCCGCCGCCACTTGGTTGCGGGGGATAAATTTCGTTCAAGTCCCCACCTCTCTATTAGCGATGGTAGATGCTTCTATTGGTGGCAAAACTGGCGTCAACCACCCCCAAGGTAAAAATCTCATCGGCGCTTTTTATCAGCCTCTATTGGTGTTAATTGACCCCTTAGTGCTGCAAACTTTGCCCCCCAGAGAGTTTCGCGCAGGCATGGCGGAAGTAATTAAATATGGGGTGATTTGGGACAAAGATTTATTCGCCCAAATGGAAGCGGTGGAGCGGCTCGATGAAATGTCATATTTAGATGCCGCATTTTTACAAGAAATTATCGTGAGGTCTTGCCAAAGTAAAGCCGATGTGGTAAGCAAAGATGAAAAAGAAGCCGGACTGCGGGCGATTCTGAATTACGGTCATACGATCGCTCACGCGGTGGAAAGTTTAACCGGATACACTCAGGTGATTCACGGGGAAGCTGTGGGAATAGGCATGGTAGCTGCCTCAAAAATCGCCCTAATGATGCAACTGTGGGATGGCCCAAGTGACCAAAGGCAGCTTAAATTAATAGAAAAAGCCGGACTACCAGTAAAATTGCCCTCCGGTTTGGATATAGAAGCGATTTTGGACAGTCTGCAAACTGATAAAAAGGTGAAAGCTGGGAAAGTCCGCTTTATCCTCCCTACCCAGATAGGAGAAGTGACGATTACCGATAAAGTTACCCCAGATATCATTCGCGTAGTTTTGGCACAGATGTTATAG
- a CDS encoding cytochrome b6-f complex subunit PetL, whose translation MSATGAIAYLSILGGAFVTAVVMMFALRAIKLI comes from the coding sequence ATGAGTGCTACTGGAGCGATCGCTTACTTGTCGATTTTAGGCGGAGCCTTTGTTACCGCCGTAGTGATGATGTTTGCCTTGCGGGCCATCAAGTTGATTTAA
- the hemE gene encoding uroporphyrinogen decarboxylase, protein MAGTTQLPYLLKAARQEILDRPPVWMMRQAGRYMKAYRELRDKYPSFRERSENTDLAVEISLQPFRAFAPDGVILFSDILTPLPGIGIPFDIIESKGPIIDPPIRSKEQVDNLRPLNPEESLPFIREILQTLRQEVGNQAAVLGFVGAPWTLAAYAIEGKSSKDYKIIKRMAFSEPAVLHALLEKIADAIAVYVRYQIDSGAQVIQMFDSWAGQLSPSDYDRLALPYQQRVVQQVKATHPDTPFILYINGSAGLLERMALSGVDIVSLDWTVDMAEARQRLGPKVGVQGNIDPCALFGSKEFIKERIIETIRKAGNTGHILNLGHGILPGTPEENAAFFFETAKQADQLLAVPV, encoded by the coding sequence ATGGCAGGGACAACCCAGCTTCCTTACCTATTAAAAGCAGCACGGCAAGAAATATTAGACCGCCCGCCTGTATGGATGATGCGCCAAGCGGGGCGCTATATGAAAGCCTATCGGGAATTACGCGATAAGTATCCATCTTTTCGGGAACGCTCGGAAAATACGGACTTGGCAGTGGAAATCTCCCTGCAGCCATTTCGGGCGTTCGCTCCTGATGGGGTAATTTTGTTCTCTGATATCCTCACTCCCTTACCGGGCATCGGTATCCCTTTTGATATCATCGAAAGTAAGGGCCCGATTATCGACCCGCCCATCCGCAGCAAGGAGCAAGTAGATAATCTCCGTCCCCTGAACCCAGAGGAGTCTTTACCGTTTATTCGGGAAATTTTGCAAACTCTCCGCCAGGAAGTGGGCAATCAAGCGGCGGTATTGGGTTTCGTGGGGGCGCCTTGGACTCTGGCGGCTTACGCCATTGAGGGGAAATCTTCTAAGGATTACAAGATTATCAAGCGGATGGCTTTTTCTGAACCGGCGGTGTTACACGCACTGTTGGAGAAAATTGCTGACGCGATCGCCGTGTATGTGCGCTACCAAATCGACAGCGGCGCCCAAGTTATCCAAATGTTTGACTCCTGGGCCGGTCAGTTGAGCCCCTCGGACTACGATCGCTTGGCTCTCCCCTACCAACAGCGGGTAGTACAGCAAGTCAAAGCCACTCACCCCGATACTCCCTTCATCTTATATATCAACGGTAGCGCCGGTCTGCTGGAACGGATGGCATTATCTGGCGTCGATATCGTCAGTCTGGATTGGACTGTGGATATGGCAGAAGCAAGGCAGCGCCTCGGTCCCAAAGTGGGCGTCCAAGGCAATATCGACCCTTGCGCTCTGTTTGGCTCTAAGGAATTCATCAAAGAGCGGATTATCGAAACGATTCGCAAAGCAGGCAACACAGGCCATATCCTGAATTTAGGTCACGGTATCTTACCGGGCACCCCGGAAGAAAACGCCGCTTTCTTCTTTGAAACTGCTAAGCAAGCTGACCAGCTCCTGGCGGTTCCTGTTTAA
- the aroH gene encoding chorismate mutase: MEWKVMAIRGATTAAANTALAIQEAVTELLDALESRNQLEPKSIVSATFSVTRDLDAIFPAAIARQRPGWDSVPLLDVQQMYVPTDLPRCIRFLIHVNLPPHTHVHHPYLKEAKNLRPDLSFAPASSNRT; this comes from the coding sequence GTGGAGTGGAAAGTGATGGCGATTCGTGGCGCTACTACGGCGGCTGCAAATACGGCGCTAGCGATTCAAGAGGCGGTCACGGAATTGCTCGATGCTTTGGAAAGTCGCAATCAGTTAGAGCCAAAGTCCATTGTTAGCGCTACGTTTTCCGTAACTCGGGATTTGGATGCGATTTTCCCGGCGGCGATCGCCCGCCAGCGTCCTGGTTGGGATAGCGTTCCCCTCTTGGACGTGCAGCAAATGTACGTCCCCACGGATTTGCCCCGCTGCATTCGCTTCCTCATCCATGTTAACCTCCCCCCCCACACCCACGTCCATCATCCCTATTTAAAAGAAGCCAAAAATCTCCGCCCCGATTTGAGTTTCGCCCCAGCCAGCTCTAACCGCACCTAA